One Nocardia farcinica genomic region harbors:
- a CDS encoding LLM class flavin-dependent oxidoreductase has translation MTIDIYWRIGMEGDHASLRTPRRYNRGHANGYGPGNIAPAVRDGHLDDYGYIDHMAAVARASESAGFLGGLLPSFPVTDDPWAVSAALARETTTYRFMVAFQPGFLHPVQAARMSASLQRATGGRLVYNIISGGGGPAQLWWGDKVAHDDRYARTSEFLDVLRGVWDGEPYDHSGRFFTTRGAALPPGLAGQPFPEVYFSGSSAAAVAAAGRHADYYLSWLEPFDDLRAKFDGVRAHAEKLGRTPKFAVRIDILARHTEEAAWAEIEQGWAFVDRGAAERAARGDSVGAARIAGWVPETITGYRDLEVSPNVWCGFSLIRGGPAFGLVGSYEQVAERLDQLIDLGVDAFILAGNPHLEEAYRVGEEVLPLLGRSRLTPQARTDTLTVVR, from the coding sequence ATGACCATCGACATCTACTGGCGCATCGGCATGGAAGGCGATCACGCGTCGCTGCGCACCCCGCGCCGCTACAACCGGGGCCACGCCAACGGCTACGGGCCGGGCAACATCGCCCCGGCGGTGCGGGACGGGCACCTCGACGACTACGGCTACATCGACCACATGGCCGCCGTCGCGCGCGCCTCGGAATCGGCGGGCTTCCTCGGCGGGCTGCTGCCCTCCTTCCCGGTGACCGACGATCCGTGGGCGGTGTCGGCGGCGCTGGCCCGCGAGACCACCACCTACCGGTTCATGGTCGCCTTCCAGCCCGGCTTCCTGCACCCGGTGCAGGCGGCGCGGATGTCGGCGAGCCTGCAACGGGCCACCGGCGGACGGTTGGTCTACAACATCATCAGCGGCGGCGGGGGACCGGCGCAGCTGTGGTGGGGCGACAAGGTCGCCCACGACGACCGCTACGCGCGCACCAGCGAGTTCCTCGACGTGCTGCGCGGGGTGTGGGACGGCGAGCCCTACGACCACAGCGGGCGGTTCTTCACCACGCGCGGTGCGGCGCTGCCGCCGGGGCTGGCCGGGCAGCCGTTCCCCGAGGTGTACTTCTCGGGATCCTCCGCTGCCGCGGTGGCGGCGGCCGGGCGGCACGCCGACTACTACCTGTCCTGGCTGGAACCGTTCGACGATCTGCGCGCCAAATTCGACGGTGTCCGCGCCCATGCCGAAAAACTGGGCAGGACACCGAAATTCGCGGTGCGTATCGACATCCTGGCCCGGCACACCGAAGAAGCCGCCTGGGCCGAGATCGAACAGGGCTGGGCCTTCGTCGACCGCGGCGCCGCCGAGCGCGCCGCCCGCGGCGACTCCGTCGGAGCCGCCAGGATCGCCGGCTGGGTGCCCGAGACCATCACCGGCTACCGCGATCTCGAGGTCTCGCCCAACGTGTGGTGCGGCTTCAGCCTCATCCGCGGCGGACCCGCCTTCGGGCTGGTCGGCAGCTACGAGCAGGTGGCCGAACGGCTCGACCAGCTCATCGATCTCGGCGTCGACGCGTTCATCCTCGCGGGCAACCCGCATCTCGAGGAGGCCTACCGCGTCGGCGAGGAGGTGCTGCCGCTGCTCGGCCGCTCCCGCCTCACCCCGCAGGCCCGTACCGACACCCTCACCGTCGTCCGATGA
- a CDS encoding diguanylate cyclase domain-containing protein: MNEDTRTPGGTAVAQLAQRYRALVEHSPDAICVHDGDAIAYLNPAGVRLFAADAAEQVLGRPLSQFLIPEGAPPRTEPVRPAQRTLATLVRVDGVRVPVQAATVLTVWQGRRAYQVVLHDLSAQRAAEAARQRMERHFAAVVAQLEEGVVVIGRHGRIESINPAALRLFGCEGAELVGASYQALSLCMVDADGAPLAATAHPVARTMRTGEAVTGFVFGIDGHHRGRRWLAGNCRLLDPADRHSAVVASFTDITESRARHRRLRYQATHDDLTGLENRSTILARLERALADPSAEQVAAVLFVDLDRFKSVNDRLGHLAGDEVLRVTARRLRRAVRDRDPIGRLGGDEFLILLRGADVDLGAVLDRLHAVIAEPIRLPGHRIDLAASVGATRLRPGDRRTVTEVLHDADTAMYRAKAAESA, translated from the coding sequence ATGAACGAGGACACCAGGACACCGGGCGGTACCGCGGTGGCGCAGCTGGCGCAGCGCTATCGCGCGCTCGTCGAGCACTCCCCCGACGCGATCTGCGTGCACGACGGAGACGCCATCGCCTATCTCAATCCCGCCGGTGTCCGGCTGTTCGCGGCCGATGCCGCCGAGCAGGTCCTCGGACGACCGCTGTCCCAGTTCCTCATCCCCGAGGGCGCACCGCCGCGCACCGAACCCGTCCGGCCGGCCCAGCGCACCCTCGCCACGTTGGTCCGCGTCGACGGGGTGCGGGTACCGGTGCAGGCCGCGACCGTGCTCACGGTGTGGCAGGGCCGCCGCGCCTACCAGGTCGTGCTGCACGACCTCAGCGCCCAGCGCGCCGCCGAGGCCGCCCGGCAGCGCATGGAACGACATTTCGCGGCGGTGGTCGCCCAGCTCGAGGAGGGCGTCGTCGTCATCGGCAGGCACGGCCGCATCGAGTCGATCAATCCGGCCGCGCTGCGGCTGTTCGGTTGCGAGGGAGCCGAACTCGTCGGCGCGAGCTATCAGGCGCTGTCGCTGTGCATGGTGGACGCCGACGGCGCGCCGTTGGCCGCGACCGCGCATCCGGTGGCGCGCACCATGCGCACCGGCGAAGCGGTCACCGGCTTCGTCTTCGGCATCGACGGCCACCACCGGGGCAGGCGCTGGCTGGCGGGCAACTGCCGGCTGCTCGATCCCGCGGACCGGCACTCGGCCGTGGTGGCCTCCTTCACCGACATCACCGAGAGCCGGGCCAGGCACCGCAGGCTGCGATACCAGGCCACCCACGACGACCTCACCGGACTGGAGAACAGATCGACGATCCTGGCGCGCCTCGAGCGCGCACTCGCCGATCCGTCCGCCGAACAGGTGGCGGCCGTGCTGTTCGTCGACCTCGACCGGTTCAAATCGGTCAACGACCGGCTCGGGCACTTGGCCGGCGACGAGGTGCTGCGGGTCACCGCGCGACGGTTGCGCCGCGCGGTACGCGACCGCGACCCGATCGGCAGGCTCGGCGGCGACGAGTTCCTGATCCTGCTGCGCGGCGCCGACGTGGATCTGGGCGCGGTACTCGACCGCCTGCACGCGGTGATCGCCGAGCCGATCCGCCTGCCCGGCCACCGCATCGACCTCGCCGCCTCGGTGGGGGCGACGCGGCTCCGGCCCGGCGATCGCCGGACGGTCACCGAGGTGCTGCACGATGCCGACACCGCGATGTATCGGGCCAAGGCCGCCGAGAGCGCCTGA
- a CDS encoding class II aldolase/adducin family protein — MTTTETRLPAAVADFAAAAARDAERALRVFRETGTVTGNGTVNFVERVPGEEIAVALNAPGPWADDPTVRPIVATFDGTVLDGAGPAGFVTGYAEVFRRHPEITSVVHVHSPWLGGWAQTHRTLPIRYAAAQRLTLSREIPPHIDRSIGAGEFILQRLAEDPDLVAIFEANGGANVIGRSGLLELAKFVVLLEEGAQYQAIAETLGGSVEFDPSNLAVQWGRTGLADEARRRGLI; from the coding sequence ATGACCACCACCGAGACCCGGCTGCCCGCCGCCGTCGCCGACTTCGCCGCGGCCGCCGCCCGTGACGCCGAACGGGCCCTGCGGGTGTTCCGCGAGACCGGCACCGTCACCGGCAACGGCACCGTCAATTTCGTCGAGCGGGTGCCCGGCGAGGAGATCGCGGTCGCACTCAACGCACCGGGGCCCTGGGCCGATGACCCGACCGTGCGCCCGATCGTGGCCACCTTCGACGGCACCGTGCTCGACGGTGCAGGCCCCGCGGGATTCGTCACCGGCTACGCCGAGGTGTTCCGCCGCCATCCCGAGATCACCTCGGTGGTGCACGTGCACAGCCCGTGGCTGGGCGGCTGGGCGCAGACCCACCGCACCCTGCCCATCCGCTACGCCGCGGCGCAGCGGCTCACGCTCTCCCGGGAGATCCCGCCGCACATCGACCGCAGCATCGGTGCGGGCGAGTTCATCCTCCAGCGGCTGGCCGAGGACCCCGACCTGGTCGCCATCTTCGAGGCCAACGGCGGCGCGAACGTGATCGGCCGGTCCGGTCTGCTCGAGCTGGCGAAGTTCGTGGTGCTGCTGGAAGAGGGCGCGCAATACCAGGCCATCGCCGAAACCCTCGGCGGCTCCGTCGAATTCGATCCGTCCAACCTCGCCGTGCAGTGGGGCCGTACCGGCCTGGCCGACGAGGCCCGCCGCCGCGGCCTGATCTGA
- a CDS encoding ABC transporter permease — MAVLTPPLPATAQATPLTAPRARTERSRPAWVSVPLRFLLPALFVAAWWIGSATGAISERVIAGPPAVWTAFTELLGNGQLIDFALASFVRAALGVGIGVSAGLLLGLVSGLSALGEELVDSTMQILRAVPFLALVPLFIAWFGIDELYKILLIAVATVAPMYAYTYLGVRNVDRKMVEAARGFGLSGARLVREVVLPSALPGVLMALRVCLSISITGLIAAEQVGTREGVGYLVTLAQEYNRTDYMVLCVVLYALLGLVFDGLVRLLERFAMPWRKQVAIR, encoded by the coding sequence ATGGCCGTGCTCACCCCGCCACTGCCCGCGACCGCGCAGGCCACCCCGCTCACCGCGCCTCGCGCGCGCACCGAGCGGTCGCGGCCCGCGTGGGTGTCGGTGCCCCTGCGCTTCCTGCTGCCCGCCTTGTTCGTGGCCGCGTGGTGGATCGGCTCGGCCACCGGGGCGATCTCCGAACGGGTCATCGCCGGACCGCCCGCGGTGTGGACGGCGTTCACCGAACTGCTCGGCAACGGTCAGCTGATCGACTTCGCGCTCGCCTCGTTCGTGCGGGCGGCGCTCGGCGTCGGGATCGGCGTCTCGGCCGGGCTGCTGCTCGGGCTGGTGTCCGGCCTGTCCGCGCTCGGTGAGGAACTGGTCGACTCGACCATGCAGATCCTGCGCGCCGTGCCGTTCCTGGCGCTGGTGCCGCTGTTCATCGCCTGGTTCGGCATCGACGAGCTGTACAAGATCCTGCTCATCGCGGTCGCCACCGTCGCGCCGATGTACGCCTACACCTATCTCGGGGTGCGCAACGTCGACCGCAAGATGGTCGAGGCGGCCAGGGGGTTCGGGCTCTCCGGCGCGCGGCTGGTGCGCGAGGTGGTGTTGCCCTCCGCACTGCCCGGCGTGCTCATGGCGCTGCGGGTGTGCCTGTCGATCAGCATCACCGGCCTGATCGCGGCCGAGCAGGTGGGCACCCGCGAGGGCGTCGGCTACCTGGTCACCCTGGCCCAGGAGTACAACCGCACCGATTACATGGTGCTGTGCGTGGTGCTCTACGCGCTGCTCGGCCTGGTCTTCGACGGCCTGGTCCGGTTGCTCGAGCGTTTCGCGATGCCCTGGCGCAAGCAGGTGGCGATCCGATGA
- a CDS encoding STAS domain-containing protein encodes MEDPVSEVFSPAQAQPGVGGNGERLLSELVEHLRQNRTALREEWARRITDAQLLTAMTPEEIFSEATSIYDNYVEVLETGSVEALQAYARDLSERIIPRGVETDEVLGIVLLLRDVLARSLFEKYQSNFELLNHALDAYEPAANRIASTVAISFVEERERIIRQQQEAIRELSTPVLQVREQLLILPIIGVLDSQRARQLTEQLLRAIRANRAKVVVIDITGVPDIDSTVANHLVQTVDASGLMGANVIITGLSSEIALTLVTIGLDLSKMNAVGDLQGGIEEAERLLGYAVTRTGEHGGRAEPAH; translated from the coding sequence ATGGAGGACCCGGTGTCGGAAGTGTTCAGCCCCGCGCAGGCGCAGCCGGGCGTGGGCGGCAACGGTGAACGCCTGCTCTCGGAACTGGTGGAGCACCTGCGGCAGAACCGCACCGCCCTGCGCGAGGAGTGGGCGCGGCGCATCACCGACGCCCAGCTGCTCACCGCCATGACCCCGGAGGAGATCTTCTCCGAGGCCACCTCCATCTACGACAACTACGTCGAGGTGCTCGAGACCGGCAGCGTCGAGGCACTCCAGGCCTACGCCCGCGACCTGTCCGAACGCATCATCCCCCGGGGCGTGGAGACCGACGAGGTGCTCGGCATCGTGCTGCTGCTGCGCGACGTGCTCGCGCGCTCGCTGTTCGAGAAGTACCAGTCCAACTTCGAACTGCTCAACCACGCGCTCGACGCCTACGAACCCGCCGCCAACCGGATCGCGAGCACCGTGGCGATCTCCTTCGTCGAGGAGCGGGAACGGATCATCCGCCAGCAGCAGGAGGCCATCCGCGAGCTGTCCACGCCGGTGCTGCAGGTGCGCGAGCAGTTGCTGATCCTGCCGATCATCGGCGTGCTCGACAGCCAGCGCGCCCGCCAGCTCACCGAGCAACTGTTGCGCGCCATCCGAGCGAACCGTGCCAAGGTGGTGGTCATCGACATCACCGGCGTGCCCGACATCGACTCCACCGTGGCCAACCATCTCGTCCAGACCGTCGACGCGTCGGGCCTGATGGGCGCGAACGTGATCATCACCGGCCTGTCCTCGGAGATCGCGCTGACGCTGGTGACGATCGGGCTGGACCTGTCGAAGATGAACGCCGTCGGCGACCTGCAGGGCGGCATCGAGGAGGCCGAGCGGCTGCTCGGCTACGCGGTGACCCGCACGGGCGAGCACGGCGGGCGCGCCGAGCCCGCCCACTGA
- a CDS encoding LLM class flavin-dependent oxidoreductase, with translation MTAFLWRLPTRGDGRRARPESRHRGGFGGPPPTTPATDPRPGRYGPFDDLAQIVDAAELAGLDGVLAPYDPLGEESWIVAGGALRATRYATVVVEFEPGFGTPVYAAKMSATLQRLSRGRLAWRLAVDTDAAQAAARGDTVTGADRYARAAEFLTVARGVWNAEPVPGSGFDGTGFDFDGDHYHVIDGGFRGILSGLPFPQVQLSGDAPEALDLSARHGDLHVFTESARGPAAALAELRDRAAAVGRTVRAGLELPVVARQTEREAWARVHRQWRETGRDIAEARALDLGDGRWAGFAAFGYPHPVGLVGSYEQVAARLRDYAAAGIDTVVLGGHPHIEEVHRAGEHLLHLADPAGRTLTGAEEVPA, from the coding sequence ATGACCGCGTTCCTGTGGCGGCTGCCCACCCGCGGCGACGGCAGGCGCGCCCGGCCGGAGTCGCGGCACCGGGGCGGTTTCGGGGGCCCGCCGCCGACGACCCCCGCCACGGATCCGCGACCCGGCCGTTACGGCCCCTTCGACGATCTCGCCCAGATCGTGGATGCCGCCGAACTGGCCGGGCTGGACGGCGTGCTCGCGCCGTACGACCCGCTCGGCGAGGAGTCCTGGATCGTCGCAGGCGGTGCGCTGCGCGCGACCCGCTACGCGACGGTGGTCGTCGAGTTCGAGCCCGGCTTCGGTACCCCGGTGTACGCGGCGAAGATGTCGGCCACCTTGCAACGACTCTCGCGCGGCAGGCTGGCCTGGCGGTTGGCGGTCGACACCGACGCCGCGCAGGCGGCCGCGCGCGGTGACACCGTGACCGGAGCGGACCGCTACGCCCGGGCGGCCGAATTCCTCACCGTGGCCCGGGGCGTGTGGAACGCCGAGCCCGTGCCCGGCTCCGGGTTCGACGGCACGGGCTTCGACTTCGACGGCGACCACTACCACGTGATCGACGGCGGATTCCGCGGCATCCTGTCCGGTCTGCCGTTCCCGCAGGTGCAGCTGAGCGGGGATGCCCCCGAGGCACTCGACCTGTCGGCACGGCACGGCGACCTGCACGTCTTCACCGAGTCGGCGCGCGGTCCCGCCGCCGCGCTCGCCGAGCTGCGCGACCGCGCGGCGGCCGTGGGCCGCACCGTGCGCGCGGGTCTGGAGCTGCCGGTGGTGGCCAGGCAGACCGAACGGGAAGCCTGGGCCAGGGTGCACCGGCAGTGGCGGGAAACCGGCCGCGACATCGCCGAGGCGCGCGCACTCGACCTCGGCGACGGGCGCTGGGCCGGCTTCGCCGCCTTCGGCTACCCGCATCCGGTCGGGTTGGTCGGCAGCTACGAACAGGTGGCGGCGCGACTGCGCGACTACGCCGCGGCGGGCATCGACACGGTGGTGCTCGGCGGCCACCCGCACATCGAGGAAGTGCACCGGGCGGGCGAGCACCTGCTGCACCTGGCCGATCCGGCCGGGCGCACGCTCACCGGCGCCGAGGAGGTACCGGCATGA
- a CDS encoding MerR family transcriptional regulator: MDDDQGRASHLPAPDEAVYGISVAAGLAGIGVQTLRLYERHGLLTPARSDGGTRRYSGDDLARLRRITSLVASGVNLAGVRRILALEDDNAALHEDNQRLRADNESLRSES, from the coding sequence ATGGACGACGATCAGGGCCGGGCGTCACATCTGCCCGCCCCCGACGAGGCCGTGTACGGCATCTCCGTCGCCGCCGGACTGGCGGGTATCGGCGTGCAGACCCTGCGCCTGTACGAGCGTCACGGGCTGCTCACTCCCGCGCGCAGCGATGGCGGCACCCGTCGGTACAGCGGCGACGATCTGGCGCGGTTGCGGCGCATCACCTCGCTGGTGGCCTCCGGGGTGAACCTGGCGGGCGTGCGCCGCATCCTGGCACTCGAGGACGACAACGCCGCGTTGCACGAGGACAACCAGCGGCTACGCGCCGACAACGAGAGCCTGCGGTCGGAATCCTGA
- a CDS encoding NrtA/SsuA/CpmA family ABC transporter substrate-binding protein: MSRRRAFLRIAFAVAPVVALVAACGSEPDAGSDSGTFVLKVTDPGNSGPLAVGKRDGLFDAALAPLGAKVEWVNSTPGFSSNLKLFNTGELDVSGAAFSPVVGALSKDVGVRIVAVQDPAGKDQSGIIATPQSGIRSVQDLVGKRVAVNPAAKGEYILLRALAQAGVPADQVTRVPLQQKEAASAFATGKVDAWASFLVPYQEAKANGGVEIATEASIGSRDNTVVVFRTEVLDERPDIAAKYLEVLQQLSERQRANPAEFENVFEQTGPRALSGQRLADALRVGGEATVPHLPDQEDAEALADVVDIFLANGVISRAITPADIFYDLRAKLTRDQLVAVRAGS; the protein is encoded by the coding sequence ATGTCCCGCAGGCGCGCCTTCTTGCGCATCGCGTTCGCGGTCGCCCCCGTCGTCGCACTCGTCGCCGCGTGTGGCTCCGAGCCGGACGCGGGGTCCGATTCCGGCACCTTCGTGTTGAAGGTGACCGACCCGGGCAACTCCGGTCCGCTGGCCGTCGGCAAGCGCGACGGGCTCTTCGACGCGGCGCTGGCCCCGCTCGGCGCCAAGGTCGAATGGGTCAACAGCACACCGGGTTTCAGCTCCAACCTCAAGCTGTTCAACACCGGCGAACTCGACGTGTCCGGTGCCGCCTTCAGTCCGGTGGTCGGGGCGCTGTCCAAGGACGTGGGCGTGCGCATCGTCGCCGTGCAGGACCCGGCGGGCAAGGACCAGAGCGGCATCATCGCCACCCCGCAGTCGGGTATCCGCTCGGTCCAGGACCTGGTCGGCAAGCGGGTCGCGGTCAACCCGGCCGCGAAGGGGGAGTACATCCTGCTGCGGGCGCTGGCGCAGGCGGGGGTTCCGGCCGACCAGGTGACGCGGGTGCCGCTGCAACAGAAGGAAGCCGCCTCGGCCTTCGCCACCGGCAAGGTGGACGCCTGGGCTTCGTTCCTGGTGCCCTACCAGGAGGCCAAGGCCAACGGTGGCGTCGAGATCGCCACCGAGGCGAGCATCGGCTCGCGCGACAACACCGTGGTGGTGTTCCGCACCGAGGTGCTCGACGAGCGCCCCGACATCGCCGCGAAGTACCTCGAGGTGCTCCAGCAGCTCAGCGAGCGCCAGCGGGCGAATCCGGCCGAGTTCGAGAACGTCTTCGAGCAGACCGGGCCGCGCGCGCTGAGCGGCCAGCGCCTGGCCGACGCACTGCGGGTCGGCGGCGAGGCGACCGTCCCGCACCTGCCCGATCAGGAGGATGCCGAGGCACTGGCTGACGTGGTCGACATCTTCCTCGCCAACGGCGTGATCAGCCGCGCCATCACCCCGGCGGACATCTTCTACGATCTGCGCGCCAAGCTGACCCGGGATCAGCTGGTCGCGGTGCGGGCGGGGAGCTGA
- a CDS encoding ABC transporter substrate-binding protein — MSIRVGYFPHNNSLFVLRHRGILERRLPEVEWVDLRALPAAARVDPRSGLPTLHSDWLFTEGGYDVIGTGFTPPITGLAHGRDLVYLGISGPRVENGRLVTKADSGIRTPADLRGKRVGIAHGSWQTTLLLFALDRAGLRWSDVVPVDTDVHDGGAALLDGSLDAWVGAYPGLAAVEAATELHTLVATEPLFSHPSLWFTRRDFAEHNRAAVTEILAALQESDAWITENPRAAARYFVDDAHARGAAADLDAWEAALRGRPFGVRPVDESFLDEQQRAADLLAANGLLPRTVRVRDAVLPWVADAVTGTAVPS, encoded by the coding sequence ATGAGCATTCGCGTCGGGTACTTCCCGCACAACAATTCACTGTTCGTCCTGCGCCACCGCGGCATCCTCGAGCGGCGGCTGCCCGAAGTGGAATGGGTCGACCTGCGCGCGCTGCCCGCCGCCGCCCGGGTCGACCCCCGGTCCGGGCTGCCGACCCTGCATTCGGACTGGCTGTTCACCGAGGGCGGCTACGACGTGATCGGCACCGGTTTCACCCCGCCGATCACCGGCCTGGCGCACGGCCGCGATCTGGTCTACCTGGGCATCTCCGGCCCGCGGGTGGAGAACGGCAGGCTGGTCACCAAGGCCGACAGCGGTATTCGCACCCCCGCCGATCTGCGCGGCAAGCGGGTCGGCATCGCGCACGGTTCCTGGCAGACCACGCTGCTGCTGTTCGCCCTGGACCGGGCCGGCTTGCGCTGGTCGGACGTCGTCCCGGTCGACACCGACGTGCACGACGGCGGAGCGGCGCTGCTGGACGGCTCGCTCGACGCGTGGGTGGGCGCGTATCCGGGACTGGCGGCGGTGGAGGCCGCCACCGAGCTGCACACCCTGGTGGCGACCGAGCCGCTGTTCAGCCATCCCTCGCTGTGGTTCACCCGCCGCGACTTCGCCGAGCACAACCGCGCGGCGGTCACCGAAATCCTCGCCGCACTCCAGGAATCCGATGCGTGGATCACCGAGAACCCGCGCGCGGCGGCTCGGTACTTCGTCGACGACGCCCACGCGCGCGGCGCGGCCGCCGACCTCGACGCGTGGGAGGCGGCTCTGCGCGGCAGGCCCTTCGGGGTGCGGCCGGTGGACGAGTCCTTCCTCGACGAGCAGCAGCGGGCGGCGGACCTGTTGGCCGCCAACGGGTTGCTGCCACGCACGGTGCGGGTGCGCGACGCGGTGCTGCCGTGGGTCGCGGACGCGGTGACGGGCACCGCCGTACCCTCCTGA
- a CDS encoding ABC transporter ATP-binding protein, producing the protein MSTEPIAVSITGLRKSFGDKTVLDGVDLTIRRGEFVVLLGPSGTGKTTLLRLLTGLEVPDAGEVLVPGRRTTVYQEPRLIPSKRVLANVLVGLRRTRSNRAAGLAALAEVQLDGKADQWPATLSGGEAQRAALARALVREPELLLLDEPFAALDALTRLRMQDLVGDLVARHRPAVLMVTHDVDEAVRLADRVIVLDRGRFAVDTAITAPRPRERADPDILRYQTEFLAHLGVGGPDRRPIRSAS; encoded by the coding sequence ATGAGCACCGAACCGATCGCGGTCTCGATCACCGGACTGCGGAAGTCCTTCGGCGACAAGACCGTTCTCGACGGGGTCGACCTGACCATCCGCCGCGGCGAGTTCGTGGTCCTGCTCGGGCCCAGCGGCACCGGCAAGACCACGCTGCTGCGGCTGCTGACCGGGCTGGAGGTCCCCGACGCGGGCGAGGTGCTGGTACCGGGCCGCCGGACCACCGTCTACCAAGAACCTCGGCTCATCCCGTCCAAACGGGTGCTCGCCAATGTGCTCGTCGGCTTGCGCCGTACCCGGAGCAACCGGGCGGCCGGGCTGGCCGCGCTGGCGGAGGTGCAGCTCGACGGCAAGGCCGACCAGTGGCCCGCCACGCTCTCCGGCGGTGAGGCACAGCGTGCCGCCCTGGCCAGGGCGCTGGTCCGGGAGCCGGAGCTGCTGCTGCTCGACGAGCCGTTCGCCGCGCTCGACGCGCTGACCCGGCTGCGGATGCAGGACCTGGTCGGCGATCTGGTCGCCCGGCACCGCCCCGCCGTGTTGATGGTCACCCACGATGTCGACGAGGCCGTGCGCCTGGCCGACCGGGTGATCGTGCTCGACCGCGGCCGCTTCGCGGTCGACACCGCCATCACCGCGCCCCGTCCGCGCGAGCGCGCCGACCCCGACATCCTGCGCTACCAGACCGAATTCCTCGCCCATCTCGGAGTCGGCGGCCCCGACCGCCGCCCCATCAGGAGTGCTTCATGA
- a CDS encoding ABC transporter substrate-binding protein, protein MTDTLWYTRCPVPTASGLAHSLGWLGETAAAAGLEFGVLQDAGPELAGHHFLHDLPSLIREGGNVPALAARAQGSPTRLIGLTWIDEAQAILVGPDSPVASPAELAGLRIGVPGWAADQARSFPRAMALHGFANALRLSGHTLADVSVVEVGVDRNPQVRNDVQRQRGTTWGVAELLDGRVDAIYVKGARAAEVAAEHGLRVAVDLDATPERRLRVNNGTPRPITVHADLLEHHPEVVVGFLAQSLRAADWAADNLDGVRAVLQRETLSGPAGVHAAYGADFHRGLHPSLSAERLELLGVQKQFLYTHGFLAADFDLGSWVATEPLDRARELVEAERAAA, encoded by the coding sequence ATGACCGACACCCTTTGGTACACCCGCTGCCCGGTCCCCACCGCGAGCGGCCTGGCACACAGTCTCGGCTGGCTCGGCGAGACGGCCGCGGCCGCCGGCCTGGAGTTCGGCGTGTTGCAGGACGCCGGCCCCGAGTTGGCCGGCCATCACTTCCTGCACGACCTGCCGAGCCTGATCCGCGAGGGCGGCAACGTACCCGCGCTGGCCGCCCGCGCGCAGGGCTCGCCCACCCGCCTGATCGGGCTCACCTGGATCGACGAGGCGCAAGCCATCCTGGTCGGCCCGGATTCGCCGGTCGCGAGCCCGGCCGAGCTGGCCGGTCTGCGGATCGGTGTCCCCGGCTGGGCCGCCGACCAGGCGCGCAGCTTCCCCCGCGCGATGGCGCTGCACGGCTTCGCCAACGCGCTGCGGCTGAGCGGGCACACCCTCGCCGACGTGTCCGTCGTGGAGGTGGGTGTGGACCGAAATCCGCAGGTGCGCAACGACGTTCAGCGGCAACGCGGCACCACCTGGGGCGTCGCCGAACTGCTCGACGGCCGGGTCGACGCCATCTACGTCAAGGGCGCGCGGGCCGCCGAGGTGGCCGCCGAGCACGGTCTGCGGGTCGCGGTCGATCTGGACGCCACCCCCGAGCGGCGGCTGCGCGTCAACAACGGGACCCCGCGCCCGATCACGGTGCATGCCGACCTGCTCGAACACCACCCGGAGGTGGTCGTCGGTTTCCTGGCGCAGAGCCTGCGCGCGGCCGACTGGGCCGCCGACAACCTCGACGGCGTGCGCGCGGTGTTGCAGCGGGAGACGCTGTCCGGCCCGGCCGGGGTGCACGCGGCGTACGGCGCCGATTTCCACCGCGGCCTGCATCCGTCGCTGTCGGCGGAGCGGCTCGAACTCCTCGGTGTGCAGAAGCAGTTCCTCTACACCCACGGATTCCTCGCCGCCGACTTCGATCTCGGCTCCTGGGTGGCGACCGAACCGCTGGATCGCGCGCGCGAACTCGTCGAGGCCGAGAGGGCGGCGGCATGA